The Microbacterium oleivorans genome contains the following window.
CCGACGCCGGCGCGCCCGGCGTGGTCTGAGCCCGACGGCCTCGTGCCGGCCGGGGCGGCCGACACGGTGCGGACGGTGCCAGTGCTGAGCAGGCGGTCGATCTCGCCCTGCGCGAGCATCCGGTCGCGACCGCCGGCGACGATCCGCTCACGGTCGTGGGCGTACCGTTCCAGCCGTTCGCGGAGCGCGGCCTGCGTGAATGGTTTGACGAGATATCCCACGACGCGCGCGGCGAGCGCCTGCCGCACCGTGGTCTGGTCGTGGGACGAGCTGATGACGAGCACGTCGGGCCCGTCGTCGCCGAGGGTGCGCAAACGGTGCAGCACCTCGATGCCGCTGATGCCCGGCAACCGCATGTCGAGCAGGATGAGATCGACTCCCGTCCGACCATGCTCCAGGGCCGCCTCGCCCGTCCCCGCCGTCGCGGCGACGACGAAGCCCGGGACGTCGGAGACGAAGCCCGCGTGCAGCGCGCGGGCGCCCCGATCGTCGTCGACGACGAGCACGCGGATCGGCCCGCTCATCGGCTGCGATCCATCTCGAATGCGAAGCGCGCACCGCCGAGAGCAGACGCGCCGACCTCGACGGATCCCCCGCGTGCCGTAACCGCACGTCGCACGACGTCGAGTCCGAGTCCTCGGCCATGCCCGGACGCGTCGGGCTTCGAGGTGAATCCCGGAGTGAAGATCCGCCCGGCGACCCGCGGATCGATGCCGGGCCCGTCGTCGTCGACGCATCCGAGCACGCGCTCCCCGGC
Protein-coding sequences here:
- a CDS encoding response regulator codes for the protein MSGPIRVLVVDDDRGARALHAGFVSDVPGFVVAATAGTGEAALEHGRTGVDLILLDMRLPGISGIEVLHRLRTLGDDGPDVLVISSSHDQTTVRQALAARVVGYLVKPFTQAALRERLERYAHDRERIVAGGRDRMLAQGEIDRLLSTGTVRTVSAAPAGTRPSGSDHAGRAGVGSESREGALPKGLAAPTLARVVAALDPVVALTGADVAAACAISRATAHRYLTHLVDTGVIHLSHRYGKRGRPQVLYRLAPSPERWS